DNA from Haloferax volcanii DS2:
TGGAGCTTCCCGAGGAGTTCATCGACCCGGCAGAGTACGACCGGACGGAGTTCCAAGTCGACTACGGCCAGTTGGTCGACCAGCAGGAGGACATCATCCAAGAGATAACGCGCGGCGCGAACATCTGAGGATGTCCGACCGACACGCCGAGAACAGCTCGCTCTCGACAGTCCGGGCGCTCACGGCGCGAGTCGTCGGCGCGGTCGAGACCGTCGCGAACCCCGTCACCGAACGGGAGCGCGAGTACCGCCGCATCGTCGCGCTGTGCGCGCCGTTTGCCGCGTTGGTGCTCGTCGCGGGGCTGTATCCCCTCTCCGAAGTCGTTCGCATCAGCGTCTCGACCGCCCAGTATCGGTCGGTCGGGTTCTCGCTCGACGCCTACGCGACGCTGTTCGGGGACCCCTATTACCGCCGGGTGGCGTTCGACTCTCTGTGGCTGACCACGGGAACGACGCTCGTCTCGGTCGGGCTCGCCGTCCCCATCGCGCACGCTCTCGAAAAGTACGACCTCCCCGGCGAGGACCTCCTCGTCACGCTCGTCTCGTTTCCCATCAGCCTCCCCGGCATCGTCGCCGCGTTCATGATTCTGGTGCTGTTCGGAAACAACGGCGTCGTCACCGCGGTCGCGGCCGCCCTCACCGGGAGCCGCCCCACCGACCTCGCCTTTGCGGTCAGCGTCCCGGGGCTGTTCGTCGCCTTCGTGTACTCGATGGTGCCGCGCGCGACGCTCATCCTCCGCGGGACGTACGCCGAGGTCGATTCGGCAGCCGAGGAGGCCGCCCAAGCCCTCGGCGCGACGCCGTTCGAGACGTTTCGGTACGTCACGCTTCCGCAGATTCGACCGGGTATCACCGGCGCGCTGATTCTCACGTTCCGGACGGGGCTGGCGATTTTCGGGACGCTCGTCGTCATCCAGACGCTCGTCGTCTGGACGCTCCAACTCTCGCGGGAACTCGGCGTCGGCTACGACGTGCAGGTCGCCGGTGCGATGGCGACCGTCTACTTCGCGTTCACGTTCCTGTTCACCGTCCTCGGACTTCGGTACACCAGCGCGGAGGTCGGCATATGAGGCCGTCCCCGTCCCCGTCCCTCTCGCGTCGGCTCGGGCGGTCTGTCGTGGCGCTGACCCTGTTCGCGACGGTCGCGTTCCTCATCGCGCCCATCGTCCTCACCGTCGTCGCCTCGTTCGCCGCGAGTTGGACCGGCGTTCTCCCCTCGGGCTTCGTCACCTTCGAGAACTGGCGGGCGGTGCTGGGGCTCGCGGACACGATTGGTTCCCAGCGCAGTATGGGATGGAGCCCGCTGTTCAGGCTCCCGCTCGGCGGCGAGACGCTGACGGTGTTGGTCCCGGCGGAGTTGGCGTTCAGCATCGGGCTGGCGCTCGGCGGCGTCCTCATCAACCTCGTCGTCGGCGTCCCCATCGCGTACGCGGTCGCTCGCTACGAGTTCCCGGGCAGAGAGTGGGTCAACGCCGTCTCGGTGCTCCCGCTCGTGCCGGGCGTCATCCTGGGCGTCGCGTTCCTCCGGGCGTATCCGGACCTCTCGGCGACGAGTTTCGGGCTCATCGTCGGCTACTCCCTGTTGAAAGCGCCGTTCATGGTGATGGCAGTCCAAAGCGAGTTCGAGTCGATGCCGCTCCGGCAACTGGAGGAATCGGCGCGCTCGCTGGGCGCGTCGTGGCCGCGGACGTTCCTGACGGTCATCGTGCCGAACGCCCGCTCGGGCATCGTCTCGGGAGCCATCATCTGCTGGGCGCTCGCGGCCGCGGAGTTCAACTTCTCGTACATCGTCTGGGCGAACGGTACCCAACCGCTCGCGCTCTTCTTGCAGCGACACATCTCGAACAGCTCGTTCACCAAGGCGGCGGCCGCCGTGTCGATGTTCTTTTTCATCATCGTCGCGGTCACCCTCCTCTTGCAGCGGGTCGGTCGCCGCGGCTTCGACATCAGAGGTAGCTAATGGCAGACGTGGCACTAGACGCGGTTCGGAAGGACTACGACGACACGACGGCGCTGGACGGCGTTTCGCTCACCGTCTCGGACGGCGAGATTCTGGGCGTCCTCGGCCCCTCGGGGTGCGGGAAGACGACGACCCTGCGAACCGTCGCCGGCTTCGAGACGCCGACCGACGGGACGGTCAGGTTCGACGGCGAGGACGTGACGAACGTCCCCCCGGAGAACCGCAACGTCGGGTTGGTGTTCCAGGAGTACGCCCTGTTCGACAACATGACGGTCACCGAGAACGTCGCGTTCGGGCTGAAGATGCGGGGCGTCGGGAAGCGCGAGCGACGGAACCGGGCCGCAGAACTGCTCGACATGCTCGACATCGACGAGATGGGCGACCGCGACCCGACGACACTCTCCGGCGGCCAACAACAGCGCGTCGGGCTGGCGCGCGCGCTCGCCATCGAGCCGAACGTCCTCCTGTTGGACGAGCCGATGACGGGACTCGACGCCCAACTGAAGGCGCGCCTGCGGACCGAAGTCGGCGCGCTCCTCGCCGAGTTGGACGTCACCGGCCTCTACGTCACCCACGACCAAGCGGAGGCGATGGTGATGTGCGACCGCGTCGCCGTGTTGAACGAGGGTCGCGTCGAACAGGTCGGCACGCCCCGAGAGATCTACGAATCGCCGGCGACCGAGTTCGTCTCGGAGTTCGTCGCGCTCGACGCGCCCGACCTCCCGTTCGTCAGCTGGTGACTCGGCCGTAGCGGCGCGAGTGCGACGGCGTCCGAGGAGAGGTGCGGCAGTCGGTACACGCGGTCATCGCGTTCGAGGCGGAGCGTCTCGGTTCCGAACAGGCGGTCGGTGGCGCTTCGGACGCGCTCCAGTGGCACGGCGTTGACCGCCAGCAACACCGCCACTTTCGCTCGCCGCCTCTCGCTGGGAGTGAGCATTGTCGATACAGGGACAGTTCACTCGGGACAGTTAGGTGGTCTGACTCGCGTCGGGCGTCGGAGTCGCTCCCCGAGTCGTCGCGCGCCGCCGGGCCGATTCGAGCGCGGGTTTCAGCAGTTATATGATTGGATGCGTAAAACGACGCATCCGATGGCCTCTCCACGGTACGATGACGCCTCACCGTCGTCTCTCCCCGCCGGCATCGGGTTTCTCCCGGTGCTCTCCGCGAACCTTCTCCCCCTCGTCGGCGTGCTGTGGTTCGGCTGGAACCCCGAAACCCTCCTCGCGGTCTACGCGCTCGAACTGCTGTTGTTGTTCCCGCTTTCGGGCGTGAAAGCGCTGTTCGCCGGCCGACCGCCGACCTCGTCCCGCGAGGGCGGCGTGCTCAACCGGTCCGAAAGCGACCTCGTGGATAAGCGCGGGAGCGTCACTATTCACGACCGACTCCCGCCGGTGTATCCCCGCAACGTCCCCTTCGCGACGGCCGTCGTCGGCGGCGGCGCGTGGGTCGGCGTCTTCCTCCTCGCGCCGCTCTCGGAGGTCGTCTCGGTGCTCGACGTGCTCGCCCGCCCGGAGGCGGTCGTCAGCGTCGCCGCGCTCGTCGTCGGGCAGGTCGGCGAGACGGCGGCCGCGTTCCTCCGCGGCGACCGATACGCGGAGCGCTCGCCGTACGCCCTCGTCGAAATCCCCGCTCGCCAAGCGATGTTCCTCGCGTGCTTCCTGTTCGTCGTCGTCCTCGGCGGCGCGACGGTCGCCCTCGCGGCGTTCGTGCTCGTGAAACTCCTCTTCGAGTGGTCCGGCTTCCGCGCGGACCGGGGCGGCGGCCGGCTCACTAGTTGGCTCGCCGGCCCCGACAGCGAGGCGACCCGCGAGGCGCTCGACGTTCCCGACGGCCGACCCGCGGCCGAAATCGACGTGGACCGCCGTGCGGTCGTCGCGGCCGCGGTCTGGCGCGCGGTCACGACGACGGGTCCGTTCTACGTCACCATGGCCGCGATGGTCTGGATTGGCGGAACCGCCTTCGTCGCCGAGGAAGCCTCGCTCGCGGTCTGGGTCGGATTCGGCCTTTTCGGACTCGCCCTCCTCGGGTTCATGCTCGCCGGCGACGTGGTCGAGGACACGCTCGCGAGCGGGTGGCTGACCTACCGGCGGTTCGGCGGCCGACTCGTCGCTCACGACCGCTTGACCGGCGAACCGCAGTGGGCGGCGGCGGTCGGTGACTTCCGCGACGCCGAGGTCGTGGCGGCCCGTCCCACAGACCGCTATCTCGGAACGCGAACCATCGCGGCGACGGTCGGCCGGGGCGACGACGAGACGGAGCGCGCATTCGGGCCGGTCGCGGACGCCGAGAGAGTCGTCGAGGCGTTCGACCTGCCGGTCGAGTCCACGACGCTCCCGCCGCTCGACCGGCGCTTCGTCTGGGCCGCCGTCGCTTCGGTCGTCCTCACGGCGGTCGGCGTCGTCACCGTGGTGGTCACCCCGCTCGGCCCGTCCACGAGTTGGCTGCTCGCGTTGTTCCTGTTCCCGGCGTTCGCCATCGTTCCCAAGGGGTTCTGGAAGCTCGCGCACTCGTGAGGTGAGACGACTAGAGCGGTTTGTGACGAACGAAAAGATGAGAAGCAGAAAGCGCGTGAGTGAACGAGTAGCGTCACGACGAGGTCGCCCGCGACGGCCCGCGGGCGGACTACCCTCGCGAATGTAACGAGTAGGCGATGAGCACCACGCCGCAGAACTGGAACAGCCGCGTGACGAGCGTGAGCGGCTGTTGGTACTGGAGGCCGATGTAACCCTGACGCAGGAGCACCGAGCCGACGAAGGCGACGCCGAACGCGACGGCCGTGAGGAGGAACAGGCCCGCGGACAGCGCCCGCATCGTCCGGCTGTCGTGACGGCGGTAGCCGCGATAGGCCTGATAGCCGACGTAGCTCCCGACGAGCGTCGACCCGAGGGCGAGCGAGACGATAAGCCAGTCGAGGACGGCCGACAGCGTCGCCATCTCAGAGGTCCTCCCACATCCGTTTGAAGCGGTCGGCGGTGTCGGATTCCCCCTCGCCGGGGAACGACTCGTCGTCGGTACGCGTCAGCGACGCCTCGAACGACCCGTCGTCTAGCGCCACGGAGAACTCGGAGAGCGTGGCGGTGTAGACGCTGTAATGGTTGTTACTGGTTCGAATCTCGGTCTGCTCGTCGAGGAGTCCGTACGCTTGTAATCGTTCCACCCGGCGGTAGACCGTCGGTTTGGACATCTCACACTCGTCGGCAAGCTCTTGTGCGGACATTGGTTTGGTACTCGTCGCTGCGAGGATGTCTCGGGCGTACTCGTCGCTGAGGAGGTCGAGAATATCGCCCAGCGCCGGATCCTCACTCACGGTGGTCGAATGACTGCTCGTCGGATTAATAGGCCCACGGGTTTCCACCCCTGTTGGTCGCGGCGACCGAGTTGGAGTCCGAATCGGGGCTGGAGCACGGCGGGGCTGTCGAGAGAGCACGATGGTACGGGTTAGTGCGTCGATACTGCGGGGTCGTACGGCGATGCTGTGGAGGGGCTGCTGCGTCAGCGATGACCGCGATGGGTGCCGGGGTGCTGTCAGAGGGCACAGTCCGGTACTGCTCGGGAGGGCAGTCCGGCGTCAGTTCGGCGGGGCCCATCGCAGTTCGACCGACGCGCCGTTAGCCCATATAAAACGGGGGCCAGTTTCTGACCCAGAAACTCGCCCGTTTTCAGGCGGGACAGCCGACCGAGCGACCGACTTCGACGAGGCGGTCCGTCTCGACGCCGGTCCCGCGGACGGTGTACCCGTAGCCGTCGCAGTTCCACGACACCGAGGTGGTCGGTCCGTAGTCGATAGTCGCCGGCCGGCCGCCGACCGTCGCGTCGCGCTCGTCGGCGTCGATGTCGAGGGTGTAGTTGAACTTCGCGACCGTGAGTTCGCGGCCGCCGGCGGCGTAGCGGAGTCCGACCCCGTCGATGCGGCCGGTGGTCCGCGTGGCGTAGACCAGTTCGTACGCGGACGGAACCGTCGGCTCGGGAACCGAAATCGAACTCCGCGCCACCAAGTCGGCCCTGCTCCGGAACCACGACGTGTTCGGCGTCTCCTGACGCTCGACGGTCGTGCCGGCGTCGATGTCCGGGCGGAACGTGTCGGCCGACACCGCCGCGTCGAACGTCACGTTCGTGTACGTCGTCGTCACCGACCGCCGAGTCCCGTCGGCCGTCCACGCCGTCTGCTTGCGAAGCGGGTAGAACCGCTCGGTGTCGAGCCACAACCGCTGGCGGTAGCCCGCCTCGCTCCGGTTCGTCTCGGGTACGATGTCGAGGACGTACGCCTCGCGCCCGCCGACGGTGTCGGTCTCGACGAACTCGACGGTGTAGCTACGGTTCGCGTCGGCTCCGGGGGCGACACCGGCGTGCCGCGGTACGACGGGGAGCGGTGACACGCCGATGGACTGCGGACGACCGGCGTCGTCGGTCAGCCCCGCGGCCGCGACGAGCAGTTGGAGCCGTTCGGCCGTCCGCGACTCGGTCGGCGGCCCCGTCAGTTCGATGACGGTCACCGCATCCCTGTCTGTCTCGTGAAGCCAGAGCGTCGACCCGTTCGAGACCTGCCGGTCGTACTGTCGATTCGCGGCGTTCCGGAAGTTCACGCGCTTCCGTTCTGTCTCCGGGACGAGCGTCACGTCGGCGACGGTCCGAGACGTAACCGTGTCGTCGGCTCGGACCTCGACCGTCTGTGTTCCGGTGAGCGCGTCGATGCCGCGGTAGCGCTCGGTCACGTTCGCGTCGACTGCGGGGCTCGCGTCGCCTATCGCGCCCCCCGTCGTCCAGAGGACCGCGGAGAGCGCGACGGCGACGAGCACGAACGCGGCGAGCGTGCGTCGGTTGAGTCGGAGTGGAGGGCGGGTCATACTGGAAGCACTCTGGCGGAAGTTCGACTGCGTGTCGGAGTGCCGACGGCTAAATACTTCTGGACGCCGGGCCGAGCGCCCACCGGACCGATAGCTACACGCGCAAGGCGCGAGACGGGTCTGATATGTCGCCCTCCACGACGCCTTCGACGCGAACGCGGGCGTTGGTCTGCGCCCTCCAGTGGGTCTGGTGCAGACGTTCGTCGCCGAGACGACGCTCGTTGCTCGACTCGCTGACGGGTGACTCGACGACCGGTCGACGGCGCTTCCGACCGTACACGCCTCGAACGCCGGGGAGTTTATGCGCGTGCGGATGGTACTCAACCGATAATGTCAAGCGAGCGGAGAGAGCTGTTCGAACACATCGAATCCGATCTCATCCTACGAGAGTTCTTTCAGGAGGTAACTGAATACGCGATATTTCTCCTCGATGCGGACGGATACGTCGCAACGTGGAACGAGGGCGCGAGACGAATCAAAGCGAACCGAAAAGAGCGCGAAGAGCGACTCATGGTGCTGAATCGGATGCTTCGGCACAACCTGCGGAACAATCTTAATATCGTCAGCGGGTACGCACGAGAGTTGCGCCGAGACCTCGACGCGGTCGACCTCCCGACCGAGAAGGGCGACTACGACCAGTTGGCCGAGACGGTGACGAACCTCAGCGAGACGACCAGCGGTATCGATGCCGAACTTCGAGCGCTCGACGAGATAGTCACCGCGGCGAGTCAGTTTTCGGTCGAGGCGATGGTCTCGAAGACGGACCGAATCATCGAGAACGCCGACGACCTCATGTCGACCGGCGAGAAGGCCCGGCGGTTCGAGAACGTCGTGGAGGAATCCACCGACAAGCAGCCGGTCCGCGTCGACGACGTGTTGTCGGATATCAAGCGGACGTACGAGCGGCGATATCCCGATGCGACGATTCGATTCCGGGCAGGCGAGCAGACCGTGCTCGCGAGCGCGCACTCGCTTTCCCTCGCGCTCGACGAACTCGTGCAGAACGCCATCGTCCACAACGACGAGGATGACCCCGTGGTCACCGTCGCGTCGTGCCGCATCTCGGGCGAGCGAGTCGAAATCACGGTCGAAGACAACGGGCCGGGAATCCCGCAGACGGAACG
Protein-coding regions in this window:
- a CDS encoding ABC transporter permease, which gives rise to MSDRHAENSSLSTVRALTARVVGAVETVANPVTEREREYRRIVALCAPFAALVLVAGLYPLSEVVRISVSTAQYRSVGFSLDAYATLFGDPYYRRVAFDSLWLTTGTTLVSVGLAVPIAHALEKYDLPGEDLLVTLVSFPISLPGIVAAFMILVLFGNNGVVTAVAAALTGSRPTDLAFAVSVPGLFVAFVYSMVPRATLILRGTYAEVDSAAEEAAQALGATPFETFRYVTLPQIRPGITGALILTFRTGLAIFGTLVVIQTLVVWTLQLSRELGVGYDVQVAGAMATVYFAFTFLFTVLGLRYTSAEVGI
- a CDS encoding ABC transporter permease — protein: MRPSPSPSLSRRLGRSVVALTLFATVAFLIAPIVLTVVASFAASWTGVLPSGFVTFENWRAVLGLADTIGSQRSMGWSPLFRLPLGGETLTVLVPAELAFSIGLALGGVLINLVVGVPIAYAVARYEFPGREWVNAVSVLPLVPGVILGVAFLRAYPDLSATSFGLIVGYSLLKAPFMVMAVQSEFESMPLRQLEESARSLGASWPRTFLTVIVPNARSGIVSGAIICWALAAAEFNFSYIVWANGTQPLALFLQRHISNSSFTKAAAAVSMFFFIIVAVTLLLQRVGRRGFDIRGS
- a CDS encoding ABC transporter ATP-binding protein, with amino-acid sequence MADVALDAVRKDYDDTTALDGVSLTVSDGEILGVLGPSGCGKTTTLRTVAGFETPTDGTVRFDGEDVTNVPPENRNVGLVFQEYALFDNMTVTENVAFGLKMRGVGKRERRNRAAELLDMLDIDEMGDRDPTTLSGGQQQRVGLARALAIEPNVLLLDEPMTGLDAQLKARLRTEVGALLAELDVTGLYVTHDQAEAMVMCDRVAVLNEGRVEQVGTPREIYESPATEFVSEFVALDAPDLPFVSW
- a CDS encoding DUF6498-containing protein; translated protein: MASPRYDDASPSSLPAGIGFLPVLSANLLPLVGVLWFGWNPETLLAVYALELLLLFPLSGVKALFAGRPPTSSREGGVLNRSESDLVDKRGSVTIHDRLPPVYPRNVPFATAVVGGGAWVGVFLLAPLSEVVSVLDVLARPEAVVSVAALVVGQVGETAAAFLRGDRYAERSPYALVEIPARQAMFLACFLFVVVLGGATVALAAFVLVKLLFEWSGFRADRGGGRLTSWLAGPDSEATREALDVPDGRPAAEIDVDRRAVVAAAVWRAVTTTGPFYVTMAAMVWIGGTAFVAEEASLAVWVGFGLFGLALLGFMLAGDVVEDTLASGWLTYRRFGGRLVAHDRLTGEPQWAAAVGDFRDAEVVAARPTDRYLGTRTIAATVGRGDDETERAFGPVADAERVVEAFDLPVESTTLPPLDRRFVWAAVASVVLTAVGVVTVVVTPLGPSTSWLLALFLFPAFAIVPKGFWKLAHS
- a CDS encoding DUF7521 family protein; its protein translation is MATLSAVLDWLIVSLALGSTLVGSYVGYQAYRGYRRHDSRTMRALSAGLFLLTAVAFGVAFVGSVLLRQGYIGLQYQQPLTLVTRLFQFCGVVLIAYSLHSRG
- a CDS encoding ArsR/SmtB family transcription factor, yielding MSEDPALGDILDLLSDEYARDILAATSTKPMSAQELADECEMSKPTVYRRVERLQAYGLLDEQTEIRTSNNHYSVYTATLSEFSVALDDGSFEASLTRTDDESFPGEGESDTADRFKRMWEDL
- a CDS encoding LolA family protein encodes the protein MTRPPLRLNRRTLAAFVLVAVALSAVLWTTGGAIGDASPAVDANVTERYRGIDALTGTQTVEVRADDTVTSRTVADVTLVPETERKRVNFRNAANRQYDRQVSNGSTLWLHETDRDAVTVIELTGPPTESRTAERLQLLVAAAGLTDDAGRPQSIGVSPLPVVPRHAGVAPGADANRSYTVEFVETDTVGGREAYVLDIVPETNRSEAGYRQRLWLDTERFYPLRKQTAWTADGTRRSVTTTYTNVTFDAAVSADTFRPDIDAGTTVERQETPNTSWFRSRADLVARSSISVPEPTVPSAYELVYATRTTGRIDGVGLRYAAGGRELTVAKFNYTLDIDADERDATVGGRPATIDYGPTTSVSWNCDGYGYTVRGTGVETDRLVEVGRSVGCPA
- a CDS encoding sensor histidine kinase; this encodes MSSERRELFEHIESDLILREFFQEVTEYAIFLLDADGYVATWNEGARRIKANRKEREERLMVLNRMLRHNLRNNLNIVSGYARELRRDLDAVDLPTEKGDYDQLAETVTNLSETTSGIDAELRALDEIVTAASQFSVEAMVSKTDRIIENADDLMSTGEKARRFENVVEESTDKQPVRVDDVLSDIKRTYERRYPDATIRFRAGEQTVLASAHSLSLALDELVQNAIVHNDEDDPVVTVASCRISGERVEITVEDNGPGIPQTEREILERGEETPLSHGSGMGLWTVSWFVTQFDGEVSIVDRAGGGSTVEVRLPTPEH